A section of the Saccharopolyspora gregorii genome encodes:
- the ligA gene encoding NAD-dependent DNA ligase LigA: protein MPADPATAQAEGVEDVPAEVRERYAALADEVRGHQFRYYVLDSPTIADSEFDELFVELQRLEDEHPALRAPDSPTQTVGGTFSTEFTAVDHLERMLSLDNAFDTEEFRAWVDRVEREVGTDVHYLCELKIDGLAINLLYRDGKLERALTRGDGRTGEDVTLNVRTMGDVPTELHGTDEYPVPALVEVRGEVFFRVEEFAELNAALVDAGGSPFANPRNAAAGSLRQKDPRVTRRRPLRLICHGLGKRKGFEPSRQSESYAALKAWGLPVSRHTRVLSTVDDIVAHIRYWGENRDTAEHEIDGVVVKVDEVSLQRRLGTTSRAPRWSIAYKYPPEQATTTLVDIKVNVGRTGRVTPYAEMEPVKVAGSTVSMATLHNSDEVRRKGVLIGDRVVIRKAGDVIPEVLGPVVDVRDGREREFVMPTECPECGATLHRQKAGDVDIRCPNSRSCPAQLRERLFHLAGRGAFDIEAMGYESAVALLSSGVLVDEGDVFDLGEDELLRTELFRTKEGNLSANGAKLLKNLAAAKEKPLWRVLVALSIRHVGPTAAQALAREFGSLERIEDAAEEEVAAVDGVGPTIATAVREWFEVDWHREVVRKWRAAGVRMADERDESVPRTLTGLSIVVTGSLETYSRDEAKEFIMARGGRAAGSVSKKTAFVVVGDSPGSKYDKAVQLKVPVLDEEGFRVLLEQGPEAAASAALEVE from the coding sequence CTGCCCGCCGACCCGGCCACCGCGCAGGCGGAGGGCGTGGAGGACGTGCCCGCCGAGGTGCGGGAGCGCTACGCGGCGCTCGCCGACGAGGTCCGCGGTCACCAGTTCCGCTACTACGTGCTCGACTCGCCCACGATCGCCGACTCCGAGTTCGACGAGCTCTTCGTGGAACTGCAGCGGCTGGAGGACGAGCACCCCGCGCTGCGCGCCCCCGACTCGCCGACGCAGACCGTCGGCGGCACCTTCTCCACCGAGTTCACCGCGGTGGACCACCTGGAGCGGATGCTCAGCCTGGACAACGCCTTCGACACCGAGGAGTTCCGCGCCTGGGTGGACCGGGTGGAGCGCGAGGTCGGCACCGACGTGCACTACCTGTGCGAGCTGAAGATCGACGGGCTGGCGATCAACCTGCTGTACCGGGACGGGAAGCTGGAGCGCGCGCTCACCCGCGGCGACGGCCGCACCGGCGAGGACGTGACGCTCAACGTGCGCACCATGGGCGACGTGCCCACCGAGCTGCACGGCACCGACGAGTACCCGGTGCCCGCGCTGGTGGAGGTCCGCGGCGAGGTGTTCTTCCGCGTCGAGGAGTTCGCCGAGCTCAACGCCGCCCTGGTCGACGCGGGCGGATCCCCGTTCGCGAACCCGCGCAACGCGGCCGCCGGTTCGCTGCGGCAGAAGGACCCGCGCGTCACGCGGCGCCGCCCGCTGCGGTTGATCTGCCACGGCCTCGGCAAGCGGAAGGGCTTCGAACCGAGCAGGCAGTCCGAGTCCTACGCGGCGCTGAAGGCCTGGGGCCTGCCGGTGTCCCGGCACACCCGGGTTCTGTCCACAGTGGACGATATCGTGGCGCACATCCGGTACTGGGGCGAGAACCGGGACACCGCCGAGCACGAGATCGACGGCGTCGTCGTCAAGGTCGACGAGGTCTCGCTGCAGCGCCGCCTCGGCACCACCTCCCGCGCCCCGCGCTGGTCCATCGCCTACAAGTACCCGCCGGAACAGGCGACCACCACGCTGGTCGACATCAAGGTCAACGTCGGCCGCACCGGCCGCGTCACCCCCTACGCCGAGATGGAACCCGTCAAGGTCGCCGGATCCACCGTCTCCATGGCCACCCTGCACAACTCCGACGAGGTGCGGCGCAAGGGCGTGCTCATCGGCGATCGCGTCGTCATCCGCAAGGCGGGTGACGTGATCCCCGAGGTGCTGGGGCCCGTCGTCGACGTCCGCGACGGCCGCGAACGCGAATTCGTGATGCCCACCGAATGCCCCGAGTGCGGCGCCACCCTGCACCGGCAGAAGGCGGGCGACGTCGACATCCGCTGCCCCAACTCCCGGTCCTGCCCGGCGCAGCTGCGGGAACGGCTGTTCCACCTGGCCGGGCGCGGCGCCTTCGACATCGAAGCCATGGGCTACGAATCCGCGGTGGCGCTGCTGTCCTCCGGCGTGCTCGTCGACGAAGGCGACGTGTTCGACCTCGGCGAGGACGAGCTGCTGCGCACCGAGCTGTTCCGCACCAAGGAGGGCAACCTCTCCGCCAACGGGGCCAAGCTGCTCAAGAACCTCGCCGCCGCCAAGGAGAAACCGCTGTGGCGGGTGCTCGTGGCGCTCTCCATCCGGCACGTCGGACCCACCGCCGCGCAAGCGCTCGCCCGCGAATTCGGCTCCCTGGAACGCATCGAGGACGCCGCCGAGGAGGAGGTCGCCGCCGTCGACGGCGTCGGCCCCACCATCGCCACCGCCGTCCGCGAATGGTTCGAGGTGGACTGGCACCGCGAAGTGGTGCGCAAGTGGCGCGCCGCCGGGGTGCGGATGGCCGACGAGCGGGACGAGTCGGTGCCGCGCACCCTCACCGGCCTGTCCATCGTCGTCACCGGCTCGCTGGAGACCTACTCCCGGGACGAGGCCAAGGAGTTCATCATGGCCCGCGGCGGCCGCGCCGCCGGATCGGTGTCGAAGAAGACCGCGTTCGTGGTCGTCGGCGACTCGCCCGGCTCCAAGTACGACAAGGCCGTGCAGCTGAAGGTGCCGGTGCTGGATGAGGAGGGGTTCCGGGTGCTCCTGGAACAAGGCCCAGAAGCAGCGGCCTCCGCGGCGCTTGAGGTTGAGTGA
- the gatB gene encoding Asp-tRNA(Asn)/Glu-tRNA(Gln) amidotransferase subunit GatB, with amino-acid sequence MTAVAEIMDYDEVLERFDPVLGLEVHVELSTATKMFCGCANEFGAEPNTQVCPVCLGLPGALPVVNGKAVESAIRIGLALNCQVAEWCRFARKNYFYPDQPKNFQTSQYDEPIVFDGHLDVVLDDGETFRVDIERAHMEEDTGKSLHVGGATGRIHGAEHSLLDYNRAGVPLVEIVTKPIVGAGERAPEVARAYVAALRDLLRSLDVSDVRMDQGSLRCDANVSLMPKGTTEFGTRTETKNVNSLRSVERAVRHEMRRHAAVLVAGGEIRQETRHFDESTATTSAGRKKETSEDYRYFPEPDLTPIAPSREWVDELSRTLPELPWERRKRIQDEWKLSDEELRDLVNAGALDLVAATVDAGAPPAEARSWWVAYLSQQANTRGVELTELAITPAQLARVIALVAEGKLTNKLARQVVDGVLDGQGEPDEVVAAQGLEVVSDDSALQAAIDEALAAQPDVADKIRGGKVQAAGAVVGAVMKSTGGKADAKRVRELILAACGQ; translated from the coding sequence GTGACCGCGGTCGCCGAGATCATGGACTACGACGAGGTCCTGGAGCGGTTCGACCCGGTCCTCGGCCTCGAGGTGCACGTGGAGCTGTCCACGGCCACCAAGATGTTCTGCGGCTGCGCCAACGAGTTCGGCGCCGAGCCGAACACGCAGGTGTGCCCGGTGTGCCTGGGCCTGCCCGGCGCGCTGCCCGTCGTCAACGGCAAGGCGGTGGAATCGGCGATCCGCATCGGGCTGGCGCTGAACTGCCAGGTCGCCGAGTGGTGCCGGTTCGCGCGGAAGAACTACTTCTACCCGGACCAGCCGAAGAACTTCCAGACCTCGCAGTACGACGAGCCGATCGTCTTCGACGGTCACCTCGACGTGGTGCTCGACGACGGTGAGACCTTCCGCGTCGACATCGAGCGGGCGCACATGGAGGAGGACACCGGCAAGTCGCTGCACGTCGGCGGTGCCACCGGCCGCATCCACGGCGCCGAGCACTCGTTGCTGGACTACAACCGCGCGGGCGTGCCGCTGGTGGAGATCGTCACCAAGCCGATCGTCGGCGCCGGGGAGCGCGCTCCCGAGGTGGCGCGGGCCTACGTGGCCGCGCTGCGCGACCTGCTGCGCTCGCTGGACGTCTCCGACGTGCGGATGGACCAGGGTTCGCTGCGCTGCGACGCGAACGTCTCGCTGATGCCGAAGGGCACCACCGAGTTCGGCACCCGCACCGAGACGAAGAACGTCAACTCGCTGCGCAGCGTGGAACGCGCGGTGCGCCACGAGATGCGCAGGCACGCCGCGGTGCTGGTCGCAGGCGGCGAGATCCGCCAGGAGACCCGGCACTTCGACGAGTCCACCGCGACCACCTCGGCGGGCCGCAAGAAGGAGACCTCCGAGGACTACCGGTACTTCCCGGAGCCGGACCTGACTCCGATCGCGCCGTCCCGCGAGTGGGTCGACGAGCTGTCCCGGACCCTGCCCGAGCTGCCCTGGGAGCGCCGCAAGCGCATCCAGGACGAGTGGAAGCTCTCCGACGAGGAGCTGCGCGACCTGGTCAACGCCGGGGCGCTCGACCTCGTCGCGGCCACCGTGGACGCCGGAGCCCCGCCCGCCGAGGCGCGGTCCTGGTGGGTGGCCTACCTGTCGCAGCAGGCCAACACCCGCGGCGTCGAGCTCACCGAGCTCGCGATCACGCCGGCGCAGCTGGCGCGGGTCATCGCGCTCGTCGCCGAGGGCAAGCTGACGAACAAGCTGGCCCGCCAGGTCGTCGACGGCGTGCTCGACGGGCAGGGCGAGCCGGACGAGGTCGTCGCCGCGCAGGGCCTGGAGGTCGTCTCCGACGACTCCGCGCTGCAGGCCGCGATCGACGAGGCCCTGGCCGCGCAGCCCGACGTGGCGGACAAGATCCGCGGCGGCAAGGTGCAGGCCGCGGGCGCCGTCGTCGGTGCGGTCATGAAGTCCACCGGCGGCAAGGCCGACGCCAAGCGGGTCCGCGAGCTGATCCTCGCCGCCTGCGGCCAGTAA
- a CDS encoding ABC transporter substrate-binding protein, producing the protein MPLSSGTSALSRRGLLQAAGMLAVLGAAGCAGGGDAAEPEGATRSVDSHLGPVTIPADPQRVVCLDQYATIALLDVGIRPAATVDGLDDWMPQQHKAAYEQLPRVGGYQPEMERVISMHPDLIIGNSAFTLTGGSTYEQLSGIAPTVILTSRVSGEWQEMALQAANIVNRPEPMNRLRDDYLARAKKLRETYADALGRTRFNLVASFSSGSWNLCLPDSWSGVVLAEAGARFGSAAEGRTGSAVEHSYEQLGVLNDTDVLLYQVNPDGSAEPAMEALLGQGAFQNLPAVRERRGIPFHNLYVFGYSQAVAALDELEAILKTR; encoded by the coding sequence ATGCCCCTGTCGTCCGGGACGTCCGCGCTTTCGCGCCGCGGGTTGCTGCAAGCCGCGGGGATGCTCGCCGTGCTGGGCGCCGCGGGCTGCGCGGGAGGAGGCGACGCCGCCGAACCCGAAGGGGCGACCCGCAGCGTCGACTCGCACCTGGGCCCGGTGACCATCCCGGCCGACCCGCAGCGCGTCGTGTGCCTCGACCAGTACGCCACCATCGCGCTGCTGGACGTCGGCATCCGGCCCGCGGCCACCGTCGACGGCCTCGACGACTGGATGCCGCAGCAGCACAAGGCGGCCTACGAGCAGCTGCCCCGCGTCGGCGGCTACCAGCCGGAGATGGAACGGGTGATCTCCATGCACCCCGACCTGATCATCGGCAACAGCGCGTTCACCCTCACCGGCGGCAGCACCTACGAGCAGCTGTCCGGCATCGCGCCGACCGTCATTCTCACCTCCCGGGTGTCCGGCGAGTGGCAGGAGATGGCGCTGCAGGCCGCGAACATCGTGAACCGGCCCGAACCGATGAACCGGCTGCGCGACGACTACCTCGCGCGGGCGAAGAAGCTCCGCGAGACCTACGCGGACGCGCTGGGCCGCACCCGGTTCAACCTGGTCGCCTCGTTCAGCTCCGGCAGCTGGAACCTGTGCCTGCCGGACTCGTGGAGCGGCGTCGTGCTCGCCGAGGCGGGCGCCCGGTTCGGCTCCGCGGCCGAAGGCCGGACCGGCAGCGCCGTCGAGCACTCCTATGAGCAGCTGGGGGTGCTCAACGACACCGACGTGCTGCTGTACCAGGTGAACCCGGACGGATCCGCCGAACCCGCGATGGAGGCGCTGCTCGGGCAGGGCGCGTTCCAGAACCTGCCCGCGGTCCGCGAGCGGCGCGGGATCCCGTTCCACAACCTGTACGTCTTCGGCTACTCCCAGGCCGTCGCGGCCCTGGACGAGCTCGAAGCGATCCTCAAGACCCGCTGA
- a CDS encoding sugar O-acetyltransferase — MGEHKERMLRGEPYQDGDPELLAERRRCQELLDDFNATRAGEEQRRQEVLGRLLGRLGTGSWIMPRFQCDYGYLISVGDNSFLNYDAILLDCAPISIGDDVSIGPRVQLLTALHPMTDHRARRERWETAAPISIGNNVWLGGGVIVCPGVTIGDDAVVGAGSVVTRDVPDRVFAAGNPCKVIRDL, encoded by the coding sequence ATGGGTGAGCACAAGGAGCGGATGCTGCGCGGGGAGCCGTACCAGGACGGCGATCCGGAACTCCTCGCCGAGCGCAGGCGCTGCCAGGAACTGCTGGACGACTTCAACGCGACCCGGGCCGGCGAGGAGCAGCGGCGGCAGGAGGTCCTCGGCAGGCTGCTGGGTCGGCTGGGCACCGGGTCGTGGATCATGCCGCGCTTCCAGTGCGACTACGGGTACCTGATCAGCGTGGGGGACAACAGCTTCCTCAACTACGACGCGATCCTGCTGGACTGCGCGCCGATCAGCATCGGGGACGACGTGTCCATCGGGCCGCGCGTCCAGCTGCTCACCGCGCTGCACCCGATGACCGACCACCGGGCCCGGCGAGAGCGCTGGGAGACGGCGGCACCGATCAGCATCGGCAACAACGTGTGGCTCGGCGGGGGTGTGATCGTCTGCCCGGGCGTGACGATCGGCGACGACGCGGTGGTCGGCGCGGGCAGCGTCGTCACCCGGGACGTCCCGGACCGCGTGTTCGCGGCGGGCAACCCCTGCAAGGTAATCCGCGACCTCTGA
- a CDS encoding ACT domain-containing protein: protein MSFLIRVQIPDRPGVLGAVASALGEIGADILSVDVVERGGDVAIDDMVVELPSGRLPDILITAAESVDGVEVDAVRPYAGVLDTHRELELVEDIAAEPGNGLQIFAEGVPKIIRSGWAIVFGHHAGGAEQLAASSSAPQEGYLELPWLPLPRATILDGDELWVPETWQELGTELAATPIGKPDRVLLAGRPGGPMFRAAEVARLAHLAGIVSVVLDG, encoded by the coding sequence GTGTCCTTCCTGATCCGGGTGCAGATACCGGACCGTCCGGGCGTGCTGGGGGCGGTCGCGTCCGCACTCGGCGAGATCGGCGCCGACATCCTCAGCGTCGACGTCGTGGAGCGCGGCGGGGACGTGGCGATCGACGACATGGTCGTCGAACTGCCCTCGGGCCGCCTCCCGGACATCCTGATCACCGCCGCGGAGTCCGTGGACGGCGTCGAGGTCGACGCGGTCCGCCCGTACGCGGGCGTGCTGGACACCCACCGCGAGCTGGAGCTCGTCGAGGACATCGCCGCGGAACCCGGCAACGGGCTGCAGATCTTCGCCGAAGGCGTCCCGAAGATCATCCGGTCGGGCTGGGCGATCGTGTTCGGCCACCACGCGGGCGGCGCCGAGCAGCTCGCCGCCAGTTCGTCGGCCCCGCAGGAGGGCTACCTCGAACTGCCGTGGTTACCGCTGCCGCGGGCCACGATCCTGGACGGCGACGAGCTGTGGGTGCCGGAGACCTGGCAGGAGCTGGGCACCGAGCTGGCCGCCACGCCGATCGGCAAGCCGGACCGCGTCCTGCTCGCCGGCCGCCCCGGCGGTCCCATGTTCCGTGCCGCCGAGGTCGCCCGGCTGGCCCACCTCGCCGGAATCGTCTCGGTGGTCCTGGACGGCTGA
- a CDS encoding DUF6461 domain-containing protein yields MSNTGEVERFGWVHRSTVQDAACLTFVRGTGLDAIAGRFGAITEHRRPLDFDEYCEEAFAHQDRYPVIGLRSAGEWTLVAEDGGFQGSRPEVLRQVSRGTEVVSAFWNVNALTQFSHAVDGEVRTSFEALMPAFRQGTRPDGLEEVRAGLPWAGSGPGERGADTIELMLALAARITGEPLTPEWFDGDFATYPVAAWPLDLPSSPEALLDEVGLGQIGIRPAAEDFEAEPTELLDLVRSAGPARCRRAAVNVARHVLDLTAGHDQLVVAATLRGLEDGAEPDGTAIGEVVRLRRWELHRAPVTSVDRARVRALEVLRQATNRDPLTALLGALAEAGRLRIERRDLTDLVTAALT; encoded by the coding sequence GTGTCGAACACCGGGGAAGTCGAGCGGTTCGGATGGGTGCACCGCAGCACCGTCCAGGACGCCGCGTGCCTGACCTTCGTGCGCGGCACCGGCCTCGACGCGATCGCGGGGCGGTTCGGCGCCATCACCGAGCACCGGCGCCCCCTCGACTTCGACGAGTACTGCGAAGAGGCCTTCGCCCACCAGGACCGCTACCCGGTGATCGGGCTGCGCAGCGCCGGGGAGTGGACGCTGGTCGCCGAGGACGGCGGTTTCCAGGGCAGCAGGCCGGAGGTGCTGCGCCAGGTCAGCCGCGGCACCGAAGTCGTCTCGGCGTTCTGGAACGTCAACGCGCTCACCCAGTTCAGCCACGCCGTCGACGGCGAGGTGCGCACGTCCTTCGAAGCGCTGATGCCCGCGTTCCGCCAGGGAACCCGGCCCGACGGGCTCGAAGAGGTCCGCGCCGGACTCCCGTGGGCGGGCAGCGGACCGGGGGAGCGCGGGGCGGACACCATCGAGCTGATGCTGGCGCTGGCCGCCCGCATCACCGGTGAACCGCTGACCCCCGAGTGGTTCGACGGGGACTTCGCCACCTACCCGGTCGCGGCCTGGCCGCTGGACCTGCCCAGCTCCCCGGAGGCGCTGCTCGACGAGGTGGGGCTGGGCCAGATCGGCATCCGGCCCGCCGCCGAGGACTTCGAGGCCGAACCCACCGAACTGCTCGACCTGGTGCGCAGCGCGGGTCCCGCCCGGTGCCGGCGGGCCGCGGTGAACGTGGCGCGGCACGTGCTGGACCTGACCGCGGGCCACGACCAGCTGGTGGTGGCCGCGACGCTGCGCGGGCTGGAGGACGGGGCCGAACCGGACGGCACCGCCATCGGCGAAGTGGTGCGGCTGCGCCGGTGGGAGCTGCACCGGGCACCGGTGACGAGCGTGGACCGCGCACGGGTGCGGGCGCTGGAAGTGCTGCGGCAGGCCACGAACCGCGATCCGCTGACCGCGCTGCTCGGTGCGCTGGCCGAGGCGGGCAGGCTGCGGATCGAGCGCCGCGACCTCACCGACCTGGTGACCGCGGCCCTGACCTGA
- the gatA gene encoding Asp-tRNA(Asn)/Glu-tRNA(Gln) amidotransferase subunit GatA produces the protein MTTTATGGDPALTGLSAADLADRLAAGEVTSVEATQAHLDRIAAVDGVVHSFLHVDADGALAAARQADEDRAAGKAASPLAGVPLALKDVFATSDMPTTCGSKMLEGWTPPYDATVTRRLREAGVVVLGKTNMDEFAMGSSTENSAYGPTRNPWDPERIPGGSGGGSAAALAAFEAPLAIGTDTGGSIRQPGAVTGTVGVKPTYGGVSRYGLVAFSSSLDQPGPCARTVLDAALLHEVIAGHDPMDSTSISSPVPQVVAAARDGAAGDLTGVRVGVVREFAGDGYQPGVERSFRTAVEQLAKLGAEVVEVSCPHFEYAMGAYYLIAPSECSSNLARFDAMRYGLRVGDDGSRSAEEVMSLTREAGFGPEVKRRIMLGTYALSSGYYDAYYGQAQKVRTLITRDFAAAFEQVDVLVSPTTPTTAFPIGERTDDPLAMYLADLCTIPSNLAGNAAMSLPSGLSDEDGLPVGLQIMAPALADDRLYRVGAAYETARDAAQGGPLLDRVPALEVA, from the coding sequence ATGACGACGACCGCGACCGGAGGTGACCCGGCCCTGACCGGCCTGTCCGCCGCCGACCTCGCCGACCGCCTCGCCGCGGGCGAGGTCACCTCGGTGGAGGCCACCCAGGCCCACCTGGACCGCATCGCCGCCGTGGACGGCGTGGTGCACTCGTTCCTGCATGTCGACGCGGACGGCGCGCTCGCCGCCGCGCGGCAGGCCGACGAGGACCGCGCCGCGGGTAAGGCCGCCTCGCCGCTGGCGGGTGTGCCGCTGGCGCTCAAGGACGTGTTCGCCACCAGCGACATGCCCACCACCTGCGGCTCCAAGATGCTGGAGGGCTGGACGCCGCCGTACGACGCGACGGTGACGCGGCGGCTGCGCGAGGCGGGCGTGGTCGTCCTCGGCAAGACCAACATGGACGAGTTCGCGATGGGCTCCTCCACCGAGAACTCCGCGTACGGCCCGACCCGCAACCCGTGGGACCCCGAGCGCATCCCGGGCGGCTCCGGCGGCGGTTCCGCCGCCGCGCTGGCCGCGTTCGAGGCCCCGCTGGCCATCGGCACCGACACCGGCGGTTCCATCCGCCAGCCCGGCGCCGTCACCGGCACCGTCGGCGTGAAGCCCACCTACGGCGGGGTGTCCCGCTACGGCCTGGTCGCGTTCTCGTCCTCGCTGGACCAGCCGGGGCCGTGCGCGCGCACCGTGCTGGACGCGGCGCTGCTGCACGAGGTGATCGCCGGGCACGACCCGATGGACTCCACCTCGATCAGCTCGCCGGTGCCGCAGGTCGTGGCCGCCGCCCGCGACGGCGCCGCTGGGGACCTCACCGGGGTGAGGGTCGGCGTGGTCCGCGAGTTCGCCGGGGACGGCTACCAGCCCGGCGTGGAACGCTCGTTCCGCACCGCGGTCGAGCAGCTGGCGAAGCTGGGCGCCGAGGTCGTCGAGGTCTCCTGCCCGCACTTCGAGTACGCGATGGGCGCGTACTACCTGATCGCGCCGAGCGAGTGCTCCTCGAACCTGGCCCGGTTCGACGCGATGCGCTACGGCCTGCGCGTCGGCGACGACGGCAGCCGCAGCGCCGAAGAGGTCATGTCGCTGACCCGCGAAGCCGGGTTCGGGCCCGAGGTGAAGCGGCGCATCATGCTCGGGACCTACGCGCTGTCCTCCGGCTACTACGACGCCTACTACGGGCAGGCGCAGAAGGTGCGGACGCTGATCACCCGCGACTTCGCCGCCGCCTTCGAGCAGGTGGACGTGCTGGTGTCGCCGACGACGCCCACCACGGCGTTCCCGATCGGCGAGCGCACCGACGACCCGCTGGCGATGTACCTGGCGGACCTGTGCACCATCCCGTCGAACCTGGCGGGCAACGCGGCCATGAGCCTCCCCAGTGGACTGTCCGATGAGGACGGCCTGCCGGTGGGTCTGCAGATCATGGCCCCGGCGCTGGCCGACGACCGGCTCTACCGGGTCGGCGCCGCCTACGAGACCGCGCGCGACGCCGCCCAGGGCGGCCCGCTGCTCGACCGTGTCCCCGCCCTGGAGGTGGCGTGA
- the gatC gene encoding Asp-tRNA(Asn)/Glu-tRNA(Gln) amidotransferase subunit GatC: protein MSKISRDEVAHLAGLARLAVTEQELDTFAGQLDVILESVARVGEVAAEDIPPTSHAVPVTNVFRDDVVRPSLPREAALDGAPAAEENRFRVPRILSEEA, encoded by the coding sequence GTGTCCAAGATCTCCCGCGACGAGGTCGCGCACCTCGCCGGCCTCGCCAGGCTGGCGGTCACCGAACAGGAGCTCGACACGTTCGCCGGGCAGCTCGACGTCATCCTGGAATCGGTCGCGAGGGTCGGTGAGGTCGCGGCGGAGGACATCCCGCCGACCTCCCACGCCGTGCCGGTGACGAACGTGTTCCGCGACGACGTGGTGCGGCCCAGCCTGCCGCGCGAGGCTGCGCTGGACGGCGCGCCCGCGGCCGAGGAGAACCGGTTCCGCGTTCCGCGGATCCTGAGTGAGGAGGCGTGA
- a CDS encoding methionine synthase has protein sequence MSDAAWNPGIATAIGSMPGTDPLEAARVVLGELPDLMPFPELPARGVGADILGRTAGLLVDLAVEVVPSGYRVAGRPGRDHRRALDLLRWDLDAVEQAVAEAGAPRAVKVQAAGPWTLAAGIELERGHRVLTDPGALRDFAESLGEGLRAHAAQVAARTGAPVVVQLDEPSLPAVLAGNLPTPSGYGQVPAVPGPEAQRLLGDVVDGLAAATGRPVIVHCCAPRPPVRLLRGAGAGTISLDATRLGSVTGAFADELGEAWEEGTRLLLGLVPAVDPEHRPDPRELARPGLELAARLGFAPKALLERAAVSPSCGLAGASPEWARRAPAVARQVNEVFAEAAER, from the coding sequence GTGAGTGACGCAGCGTGGAACCCCGGGATCGCCACCGCCATCGGCTCGATGCCGGGAACGGATCCGCTGGAAGCCGCCCGCGTCGTGCTGGGCGAGCTGCCGGACCTGATGCCGTTCCCGGAGCTGCCCGCGCGCGGAGTGGGTGCCGACATCCTCGGCCGCACCGCCGGGCTGCTCGTCGACCTCGCCGTCGAGGTCGTGCCCTCCGGCTACCGCGTCGCGGGCCGCCCCGGCCGGGACCACCGCCGCGCCCTGGACCTGCTGCGGTGGGACCTGGACGCCGTCGAGCAGGCCGTCGCCGAAGCCGGTGCGCCGCGCGCGGTCAAGGTGCAGGCCGCCGGACCGTGGACGCTGGCGGCCGGCATCGAGCTGGAGCGCGGGCACCGGGTGCTCACCGACCCGGGCGCGCTGCGGGACTTCGCCGAATCCCTCGGCGAAGGGCTCCGCGCGCACGCCGCGCAGGTCGCCGCCCGCACCGGCGCGCCCGTCGTGGTGCAGCTCGACGAACCATCGCTGCCCGCCGTGCTCGCCGGGAACCTCCCCACCCCGTCCGGCTACGGGCAGGTGCCCGCCGTGCCGGGGCCGGAGGCGCAGCGGCTGCTCGGCGACGTCGTCGACGGCCTCGCCGCCGCCACCGGCCGGCCCGTGATCGTGCACTGCTGCGCGCCCCGGCCGCCGGTGCGGCTGCTGCGCGGCGCGGGTGCCGGGACGATCTCGCTGGACGCCACCCGGCTCGGCTCGGTCACCGGGGCGTTCGCCGACGAGCTCGGCGAAGCGTGGGAGGAGGGCACCCGGCTGCTGCTCGGCCTGGTCCCCGCAGTCGACCCGGAACACCGCCCGGATCCGCGGGAACTCGCCCGGCCCGGGCTGGAACTGGCCGCCCGCCTCGGTTTCGCGCCGAAGGCGCTGCTGGAACGCGCCGCGGTGAGCCCGTCCTGCGGGCTGGCCGGCGCCTCCCCGGAGTGGGCGCGGCGGGCGCCCGCGGTGGCGCGACAGGTCAACGAGGTGTTCGCGGAAGCGGCGGAACGCTAG